Proteins encoded in a region of the Coleofasciculus sp. FACHB-T130 genome:
- a CDS encoding ATP-binding protein: MQLVIFIGLQASGKSTFYHTHFAETHKLVSKDLLRNNKNRSRRQTQLIKETLEMGQSVVVDNTNPTVEERAFLIELGCMYGAEIIGYYFKSSVSQCRERNQQRLGKKRVPDVAIYATIKKLQRPSYNEGFHQLFYVRMAGDCAFEVRAWTKDEVADG, encoded by the coding sequence ATGCAGTTAGTCATCTTTATCGGCTTGCAAGCTTCTGGGAAAAGTACCTTCTATCACACTCATTTTGCTGAAACGCATAAGCTGGTTAGCAAGGATTTGTTGCGGAACAACAAAAACCGCTCTAGAAGGCAGACACAGCTTATTAAAGAAACACTTGAAATGGGACAATCGGTTGTTGTGGATAATACTAACCCAACCGTAGAAGAACGTGCGTTTCTCATTGAATTGGGTTGTATGTATGGTGCCGAAATTATCGGTTATTACTTTAAATCGTCAGTGAGTCAATGCCGGGAACGTAACCAGCAGCGCTTAGGTAAAAAACGGGTGCCAGATGTAGCAATTTACGCGACAATCAAGAAGCTACAACGCCCTTCTTATAATGAAGGCTTCCACCAACTGTTCTACGTGCGGATGGCTGGTGACTGCGCTTTTGAGGTCCGTGCGTGGACTAAAGATGAGGTTGCTGATGGATAG
- a CDS encoding glutathione S-transferase family protein encodes MQKPPEKAPRLITISVSHYCEKARWALERLEVPYIEERHMPLFHRLATRKNGGGQTTPVLVTETGTLSDSSDILQYLDSMTAESAKLYPADPKLRREVEKLEDLFNKQLGPSIRLWAYFYLLDNRQLMRRLWCDGVPSVERASFPIVFPLIREAARRGYNITAESSASAHDKIKRIFENVNARLADGRSYLVGDRFSAADLTFACLAAPAVLPAEYGASLPNLDEFPDEFAAAIKELRETPAGAYILRLFREERQR; translated from the coding sequence ATGCAAAAGCCGCCAGAAAAGGCTCCCCGACTCATCACCATCTCCGTCAGCCATTACTGCGAAAAAGCACGATGGGCATTAGAACGGCTTGAAGTTCCCTACATTGAAGAACGGCATATGCCGCTTTTTCATCGGCTAGCCACCCGCAAAAATGGCGGCGGACAAACGACTCCGGTTCTAGTAACGGAAACGGGTACTTTGAGCGATTCCTCTGATATCTTGCAGTATCTAGATAGCATGACGGCTGAAAGTGCAAAACTTTACCCAGCCGATCCCAAGCTGCGCCGCGAGGTTGAAAAACTCGAAGATTTGTTTAACAAGCAGCTCGGCCCCAGCATCCGTCTTTGGGCGTACTTTTATTTGCTAGATAATCGCCAGTTGATGCGGCGACTGTGGTGCGATGGCGTACCCTCTGTTGAGCGGGCGTCATTTCCAATCGTTTTTCCGTTGATTCGCGAGGCGGCACGGCGAGGCTACAATATCACGGCAGAATCGTCAGCCAGTGCCCACGACAAGATTAAGCGCATCTTCGAGAACGTCAACGCGCGGTTGGCAGATGGACGTTCCTACTTAGTTGGCGATCGCTTTTCGGCAGCAGACCTCACGTTTGCCTGTCTTGCGGCTCCGGCTGTACTGCCTGCGGAGTATGGGGCGAGCCTGCCCAACTTAGATGAGTTCCCCGATGAATTTGCAGCGGCAATTAAAGAGTTACGAGAAACCCCAGCCGGAGCTTATATCTTGCGCCTGTTCCGTGAAGAACGCCAGCGGTAA
- the dapF gene encoding diaminopimelate epimerase, translating to MGIEFTKYHGLGNDFILIDNRSSSEPKVTPEQAVKFCDRHFGIGADGVIFALPGQDGTDYTMRIFNSDGSEPEMCGNGIRCLGKFLADLEGKSTQETQYRIHTLAGVMTPHIKPDGKVTVDMGMPGLLAAEIPTTLGAPNEKVIAQPLEVADATWLVTCVSMGNPHCITFVEDVAAIPLENIGPQFEHHPVFPKRTNTEFIQVVRPDYLKMRVWERGAGITLACGTGACATVVAGVLTGKSDRIATVELPGGCLEIEWSEIDQRVYMTGPAERVFAGQI from the coding sequence ATGGGAATCGAGTTTACTAAGTATCACGGACTGGGAAACGATTTCATTCTGATTGACAATCGTTCCTCATCAGAACCCAAGGTAACGCCAGAACAAGCGGTCAAGTTTTGCGATCGCCACTTCGGCATTGGTGCCGACGGCGTGATTTTTGCCCTGCCGGGACAAGACGGCACCGACTACACCATGCGGATTTTCAACTCCGATGGTTCCGAACCGGAAATGTGCGGCAATGGCATTCGCTGTTTAGGCAAATTTCTCGCTGATTTAGAAGGAAAATCTACTCAAGAAACTCAATATCGGATTCATACCCTGGCAGGTGTCATGACACCGCACATCAAGCCGGATGGGAAAGTCACCGTCGATATGGGAATGCCAGGACTACTGGCGGCAGAAATTCCCACGACGCTGGGTGCCCCTAACGAGAAAGTAATCGCTCAACCTTTAGAAGTCGCTGATGCTACTTGGTTGGTAACTTGTGTCAGCATGGGGAATCCTCACTGCATCACGTTTGTGGAGGATGTTGCCGCGATTCCTTTAGAAAATATTGGCCCCCAGTTCGAGCATCATCCCGTTTTTCCCAAGCGGACGAACACCGAGTTTATTCAAGTGGTGCGCCCAGATTACCTGAAAATGCGGGTCTGGGAACGCGGTGCAGGAATAACTTTAGCGTGCGGCACGGGTGCTTGTGCGACTGTGGTCGCTGGAGTGTTGACTGGAAAGAGCGATCGCATCGCCACCGTTGAATTACCCGGCGGCTGTTTGGAAATCGAATGGTCGGAAATCGACCAGCGAGTTTACATGACAGGACCAGCGGAGCGTGTATTCGCAGGTCAGATATAA
- a CDS encoding RNA chaperone Hfq, producing MTTELETGLPSTRLVQTFVKEGQRVELKLLTNDVLVGKLRWQDQNCICLQDESNQQTMVWRHAIAYVQPK from the coding sequence ATGACAACTGAACTGGAAACAGGCTTACCAAGCACTCGCCTCGTCCAAACATTTGTGAAAGAGGGACAAAGGGTTGAACTGAAACTCCTCACGAACGATGTACTCGTTGGTAAACTGCGTTGGCAAGATCAGAACTGTATTTGTCTACAAGATGAATCGAATCAGCAAACGATGGTTTGGCGACACGCGATCGCTTATGTGCAGCCAAAGTAA
- a CDS encoding cation:proton antiporter, with protein MQEDFRLIVDLVSVLAAAAVGGVVSALLRQPALLGYIVGGIVVGPAGLGLIKELVQIETLAQFGVAFLLFALGVEFSFAELKKVKGIALGGGGLQIALTIAVTVAVCGLTGAWGTLPAKGVFLGAILSLSSTAIVFKCLMERNETGTPHAQVMLGILVVQDLALGLMLAVLPALDQPPEAIGKAVALALLQIGLFAAVAVAAGIWLIPPLLRLLARTESRELFLLGVVALCLGIALLTEALGLSIEMGAFVAGLMISEVEYADQTLTYVEPLRDVFAALFFAAIGMLIDPIFLWNNLELILGLVLLVFVGKFLIVTPIVRAFGYPLKTAVIAGLGLAQIGEFSFVLASEGQALGLVSRRVYLLILGTTAVTLVLTPFVMRLVPKLLELPWLKPYLDPVDDPMEVAVDAPLQNHVVVCGYGRVGRNLIKLVQEHNYPVVVIDQSESRIQQLREAEVSYVYGNAVSLHVLEAAGVDKAKGMAIALPDPMSTRLCLKRALELAPDLDIVVRANHNNDIELLYQLGAREVVQPEFEASLELAAHLLAGSGLPTWQIQKEMQQIRNSHYLALRPERSPSEIAHDLQIATAEMNSKWYSLPPNSPLIGMTLQETDMRRLTGVTLMAIRRNGGEEVDYPDKQTSLQAGDRLLVVGESNEQAAFNQLANGEVAIPSQTAPCQWLQVPEASPAAGKPLSELHMRRQYGVQVQAIRRDGKFIRFPGGDTELQSGDQLLLCGGSFPLNQVQQLLAPESEPPVFPVPTLNLPVSEAIQEHLPSDNQRTGESR; from the coding sequence GTGCAAGAAGACTTTAGACTGATTGTTGACTTAGTATCTGTTTTGGCAGCAGCAGCCGTTGGTGGAGTGGTATCAGCGCTGCTGCGGCAACCTGCCTTACTGGGTTATATCGTCGGCGGAATCGTCGTTGGGCCTGCGGGGTTGGGACTGATTAAAGAATTGGTTCAGATAGAAACCCTGGCTCAATTTGGTGTCGCCTTTTTGTTGTTCGCCTTGGGCGTTGAGTTTTCGTTTGCGGAATTAAAAAAAGTTAAAGGCATCGCCTTGGGTGGAGGCGGACTACAGATTGCCCTGACAATTGCAGTCACGGTTGCAGTCTGTGGACTCACTGGAGCGTGGGGTACCTTACCGGCAAAGGGTGTCTTCCTGGGGGCAATTCTGTCTTTGTCTTCAACCGCAATTGTCTTTAAGTGTCTGATGGAGCGAAATGAGACGGGGACGCCTCACGCTCAGGTGATGCTGGGGATTTTGGTGGTACAGGATTTGGCATTGGGGTTGATGCTGGCTGTCTTGCCAGCGCTGGATCAACCGCCAGAAGCGATTGGCAAGGCTGTGGCTTTAGCGCTGTTACAGATTGGGTTATTTGCGGCTGTGGCTGTGGCAGCAGGCATCTGGCTGATTCCTCCCTTGCTGCGCCTCTTGGCTCGAACGGAAAGCCGGGAGTTGTTTCTGTTGGGCGTGGTGGCGCTGTGTTTGGGGATTGCGTTGCTCACGGAGGCTTTGGGTCTTTCGATTGAAATGGGGGCATTTGTCGCCGGGTTAATGATTTCGGAGGTGGAATACGCCGACCAAACCCTGACTTATGTGGAGCCGTTGCGGGATGTGTTTGCGGCACTGTTTTTTGCGGCGATTGGGATGCTCATCGACCCGATTTTCCTGTGGAACAACCTAGAGTTAATTCTGGGGCTGGTTTTACTGGTTTTTGTCGGCAAGTTTTTGATTGTGACGCCGATTGTTAGAGCGTTTGGCTATCCGCTGAAAACTGCGGTAATTGCTGGTTTGGGGTTAGCTCAAATTGGAGAATTTTCGTTTGTTCTAGCCAGTGAAGGACAAGCTTTGGGGCTGGTTTCTCGGCGGGTTTACTTGCTGATTTTGGGCACGACTGCGGTGACGCTGGTACTGACGCCTTTTGTGATGCGGCTGGTGCCAAAATTGTTGGAGTTGCCTTGGCTGAAGCCATATCTAGATCCGGTGGATGACCCGATGGAAGTGGCGGTAGATGCGCCTTTGCAAAATCATGTGGTGGTCTGCGGTTATGGACGGGTGGGACGAAATCTGATCAAACTGGTGCAGGAGCATAACTATCCAGTGGTAGTGATTGACCAGTCGGAAAGCCGGATTCAGCAGTTAAGAGAAGCAGAAGTTTCTTATGTTTATGGCAATGCGGTAAGTTTGCACGTACTGGAAGCTGCGGGGGTAGATAAGGCGAAGGGGATGGCGATCGCGCTTCCCGATCCAATGAGTACCCGCCTTTGCCTCAAACGCGCTTTAGAATTGGCTCCGGATCTGGATATTGTCGTTCGCGCTAACCACAACAACGATATCGAACTGCTTTATCAGTTGGGGGCGCGAGAGGTGGTGCAACCGGAGTTTGAAGCCAGTTTGGAACTGGCGGCGCATCTATTAGCCGGTAGTGGCTTGCCGACATGGCAGATCCAGAAGGAAATGCAGCAAATTCGCAATAGCCATTACCTGGCATTGCGTCCAGAGCGATCGCCTTCGGAGATTGCTCATGACTTACAAATTGCCACTGCTGAAATGAATAGTAAGTGGTATTCTCTACCGCCTAACTCTCCTCTGATTGGGATGACGCTACAGGAGACGGATATGCGCCGATTAACGGGTGTCACGTTGATGGCAATTCGGCGAAATGGTGGGGAAGAAGTAGACTATCCAGACAAGCAAACTTCCCTGCAAGCAGGCGATCGCCTCTTGGTGGTGGGAGAATCCAACGAACAAGCTGCCTTTAATCAACTAGCAAACGGTGAAGTGGCAATCCCAAGCCAGACTGCGCCCTGTCAGTGGTTGCAGGTTCCAGAGGCCAGCCCAGCTGCTGGTAAACCGCTCTCAGAGTTGCATATGCGCCGCCAGTATGGGGTGCAAGTGCAAGCAATTCGGCGAGATGGCAAGTTCATCCGCTTTCCGGGGGGCGACACCGAGCTGCAATCGGGCGATCAGCTGCTCTTATGCGGCGGCAGTTTTCCCCTCAATCAGGTGCAACAGTTGTTGGCACCCGAATCTGAGCCTCCGGTTTTCCCAGTCCCTACGCTCAACTTGCCAGTAAGCGAAGCGATACAAGAGCATCTTCCCTCTGATAATCAGCGAACAGGCGAATCAAGGTAA
- a CDS encoding M23 family metallopeptidase, with protein sequence MSLKSLLQSRHDRRLVSTLLSSQKSKANRKNKEFFLLPFAFLVSTALPVKALQVQVAPNNPQLGDTLSVVIQTDSPGSQSPTVSFKQKTYRAFSLGQNRFRVLLPTTPLDKPGTLQIRVAGDGEVKNLSLPLRSRNFPVQRITLPPGKAGQSATQFELNRVAAFKNLVTPQKFWNGPFLKPNRGSITSIYGVRRYYNGKFANDYYHRGVDYAGGYGSPVTAPASGRVALVGRVAQGFRVHGNVIGVDHGQGVTSIFMHLSRIDVKEGDFVKAGQVIGAIGSTGASTGPHLHWGLYVNSLAVDPVPWRTQGVE encoded by the coding sequence ATGTCGCTTAAGAGTCTGCTTCAATCTCGCCATGACCGGCGGCTGGTTTCTACACTCTTGTCCAGTCAAAAGTCCAAAGCGAACCGTAAAAACAAAGAATTCTTTCTGTTGCCTTTTGCTTTTTTAGTTTCTACTGCTTTGCCTGTCAAAGCTTTGCAGGTACAGGTGGCACCCAACAATCCCCAGCTTGGGGATACGCTCTCGGTCGTGATTCAGACGGACTCTCCTGGTTCGCAGAGTCCCACGGTTTCTTTCAAACAGAAGACTTACCGGGCGTTTTCCCTCGGTCAAAATCGCTTTCGAGTCTTGCTACCGACAACGCCTTTAGACAAGCCGGGAACGCTACAAATTCGGGTTGCTGGTGATGGGGAAGTCAAAAACCTGTCGTTGCCATTGCGATCGCGCAATTTCCCGGTGCAACGGATTACCCTACCCCCCGGAAAAGCCGGACAATCAGCAACCCAATTTGAACTCAACCGCGTGGCAGCTTTTAAAAATTTGGTGACGCCGCAAAAGTTCTGGAATGGTCCTTTTCTCAAGCCGAACCGAGGTAGCATCACCAGTATTTACGGGGTTCGCCGTTACTACAATGGCAAGTTTGCGAATGACTACTACCATCGCGGGGTTGACTACGCGGGTGGGTATGGTTCGCCGGTAACAGCACCAGCATCGGGAAGAGTGGCGCTGGTGGGACGGGTTGCTCAGGGTTTCCGAGTTCACGGAAATGTAATTGGGGTAGATCACGGTCAAGGCGTCACCAGTATTTTTATGCACTTGAGCCGGATTGATGTCAAGGAAGGGGATTTTGTAAAAGCGGGACAGGTGATTGGGGCAATTGGTTCAACGGGAGCTTCAACGGGTCCTCACTTACATTGGGGATTGTATGTCAATAGTCTTGCCGTAGACCCAGTACCTTGGAGAACTCAAGGAGTTGAATGA
- a CDS encoding late competence development ComFB family protein encodes MSIEKIVEQALQDGYLTPAMEAEVGRICDTASELSIEEYMALDRLMGALLTGEVVAVPRKQFINVMEELVLTEAIARVAEIEATSDRVLDVGDIAAYALNRLPPLYATTEEGASYQRMRAKDELQELITQQVSEAIARNLDRPEFFPERQALSKANDSDVFKQVSSLLQTYAPSFEPQSSNHSNE; translated from the coding sequence ATGAGTATTGAAAAAATTGTTGAACAAGCCCTGCAGGATGGTTATCTGACGCCAGCGATGGAAGCAGAGGTGGGGCGCATCTGTGACACGGCTTCTGAGCTTTCGATTGAAGAATACATGGCTCTAGACCGTCTGATGGGCGCACTGTTAACTGGGGAAGTGGTTGCAGTTCCTCGAAAACAGTTCATCAATGTCATGGAAGAGTTGGTGCTGACGGAAGCGATCGCTAGAGTCGCAGAAATTGAGGCAACCAGCGATCGCGTTCTAGATGTCGGCGATATTGCCGCCTACGCGCTCAATCGCTTGCCTCCGCTGTATGCCACGACGGAGGAAGGTGCTAGCTATCAGCGAATGCGGGCAAAAGATGAACTTCAAGAGCTGATTACCCAGCAAGTGAGCGAAGCGATCGCCCGGAATCTGGATCGTCCCGAATTTTTCCCAGAACGGCAAGCGCTCAGCAAAGCGAACGACAGCGACGTGTTCAAGCAGGTGAGTTCTTTACTCCAAACCTACGCACCCAGCTTTGAACCTCAATCCAGTAACCATAGCAACGAATAA
- a CDS encoding L,D-transpeptidase: MLICFGTAVVLFSVSRRTSSSRVTTVSLDSPIRSQRQVGKLASWQLGDLWSKNRSSNSRSTDREYSVLETAQAASAWQSHLVVDLSDRLVYVYRDDRLQASYPVAVGQLGWETPTGSFQVLQMNQNPAWRQPITGEVIPSGANDNPLGDRWIGFWSDGRHQIGFHGTNEEHLIGQAVSHGCLRMRNQDIRMLYQQVAKGTLVLVRR, translated from the coding sequence ATGCTAATTTGTTTTGGAACAGCGGTGGTGTTGTTCTCAGTTTCTAGGCGGACAAGTTCTTCAAGGGTGACGACCGTCAGCTTGGATTCCCCGATTCGGAGTCAGCGCCAGGTCGGCAAGTTGGCAAGTTGGCAGCTTGGAGACTTGTGGAGTAAAAATCGCTCTTCAAATAGCCGCTCAACCGATCGGGAATATTCAGTGCTAGAAACCGCTCAGGCAGCATCCGCTTGGCAATCGCATCTCGTTGTCGATTTGAGCGATCGCCTGGTTTATGTTTACCGTGACGATCGGCTGCAAGCCAGTTACCCCGTAGCGGTGGGGCAGTTGGGTTGGGAAACGCCCACGGGTTCGTTTCAAGTTTTGCAAATGAACCAAAATCCGGCGTGGCGTCAACCGATTACGGGTGAAGTTATCCCATCTGGGGCGAATGATAATCCCTTAGGCGATCGCTGGATTGGTTTTTGGTCGGATGGGCGTCATCAAATTGGGTTTCACGGCACCAACGAAGAACACCTGATCGGGCAAGCAGTCTCCCACGGCTGCTTGCGAATGCGAAATCAAGATATTCGGATGCTTTATCAGCAGGTCGCGAAAGGGACACTCGTGCTGGTTCGCAGGTAG
- a CDS encoding DUF1565 domain-containing protein, producing the protein MSLKCPDNRQLNALVRKCRPSVRTCRIFLGLVTAIAIPWLDVTVIKAQPTVAQVPPDGQTQMSQMNRLYVNPAAGNDSNGTGDEQEPFQTITHALQVAQPNTAIVLAPGTYSTETGETFPLRLKAGVTIQGDRSTKGENIVILGGGQFLSRFFGGQNIAIAGANQAGLMGVTVTNPNPRGYGLWIESTSLMVADNTFTGSKHDGVAVTGNSAPTIRNNYFYENGGNGITIYGTSRPEVRENVFENTGFGISIGHNAAPQLIANRISGNKDGVVVETKATPVLRNNIIENNARYGLVAVSQARPDLGTAGEPGGNIFRANGLLDINTKASSQEIPAYGNEITAKTAGRIDLTGMAIPPTPLVEAPIASGLLKPLPTASLPPQEALAPIQPVARNGGSSQSLPLLSNRPNSEILTPVQSVPTDSTGTKISVQPPAPTSQRARTSAYGLPTLQPPVVPPVVSPVVPPQQPRATASPLPISPVPQTAPLEIPAPPPVARSPLPTSRSPRATTLPALPSSASTLPALPSSAPSQPSPAPRTLDFGVAPQEPLQASASSDLLPVPSPDVPLGNIGNSRAASGRVPRRAGGSQQALGLRYRVVVEAQNSRQEALVRSLAPDAFRTRSNGRTVMQAGAFSTRDRALEMQQMLNTKGLAATIESRN; encoded by the coding sequence GTGAGTTTGAAATGCCCCGACAATCGTCAATTGAATGCCCTAGTCAGAAAATGCCGTCCGTCTGTTCGTACCTGTCGCATATTCTTAGGATTAGTGACTGCGATCGCAATCCCGTGGCTGGACGTTACGGTAATCAAGGCACAGCCTACGGTGGCTCAGGTTCCCCCGGATGGGCAGACGCAGATGTCACAAATGAATCGGTTGTATGTCAACCCCGCTGCGGGAAATGACAGTAATGGCACTGGAGACGAGCAGGAACCGTTCCAAACGATTACTCATGCCTTGCAGGTCGCTCAGCCGAACACCGCCATCGTACTGGCACCCGGCACCTACAGCACCGAAACGGGTGAAACCTTTCCCTTAAGACTCAAAGCCGGTGTAACGATTCAGGGCGATCGCAGCACCAAAGGGGAGAATATTGTCATCCTCGGCGGCGGTCAGTTCCTCAGTCGTTTCTTTGGCGGTCAAAATATAGCGATCGCTGGGGCAAATCAAGCAGGGCTGATGGGCGTCACTGTGACGAATCCGAATCCACGAGGTTACGGTCTTTGGATTGAATCCACCAGTCTGATGGTGGCGGATAACACTTTTACGGGAAGTAAGCACGATGGAGTTGCCGTCACTGGCAATAGTGCCCCCACCATTCGCAACAACTACTTCTATGAAAACGGGGGCAATGGGATTACGATTTACGGGACTTCCCGACCGGAAGTGCGGGAGAACGTGTTTGAAAATACGGGATTTGGCATTAGTATCGGTCATAATGCTGCCCCGCAGCTAATTGCCAATCGCATCAGTGGCAACAAAGATGGGGTCGTCGTAGAAACCAAGGCAACACCTGTTCTCCGGAATAATATTATTGAAAATAACGCTCGTTACGGGTTAGTGGCAGTTTCCCAAGCCCGTCCTGATTTAGGAACTGCTGGCGAACCGGGCGGCAATATTTTTCGTGCCAATGGTCTATTGGACATTAACACCAAGGCTTCAAGCCAGGAGATTCCTGCCTATGGGAATGAGATTACTGCCAAAACGGCAGGACGCATTGACCTGACGGGCATGGCAATCCCCCCCACCCCGCTTGTAGAAGCTCCCATTGCCAGCGGGCTTCTGAAGCCGCTTCCCACCGCTTCCCTGCCGCCACAGGAAGCCCTGGCACCGATTCAGCCAGTAGCGAGGAATGGTGGAAGTTCTCAATCTTTGCCACTCCTCTCTAACCGCCCGAACTCAGAGATTTTAACTCCAGTACAATCGGTACCCACTGACAGCACCGGGACTAAAATTTCCGTTCAACCGCCTGCCCCAACCTCTCAGCGAGCAAGAACGTCAGCTTACGGATTACCAACATTGCAGCCTCCGGTGGTGCCTCCGGTGGTGTCGCCAGTAGTGCCGCCCCAGCAGCCCAGAGCGACAGCGTCTCCCTTGCCGATATCGCCTGTGCCCCAGACTGCACCCCTAGAAATTCCCGCGCCGCCTCCGGTTGCTCGGTCGCCGTTGCCGACTTCCCGGTCGCCCAGAGCGACGACATTACCAGCGCTACCGTCGTCAGCTTCTACATTACCGGCGCTACCGTCATCCGCCCCGTCTCAACCGTCGCCTGCCCCCCGGACTCTGGACTTCGGGGTAGCACCACAGGAGCCTCTCCAAGCTTCAGCTTCCTCCGATTTGCTGCCAGTGCCGAGTCCTGATGTTCCTTTGGGGAATATCGGCAACAGTCGGGCTGCTAGCGGGAGAGTGCCCCGCCGAGCGGGCGGTAGTCAACAGGCTCTAGGTTTGCGTTATCGGGTTGTGGTGGAGGCTCAAAATTCGCGCCAAGAGGCTTTAGTGCGATCGCTTGCACCCGATGCCTTCCGCACGCGCTCCAACGGTCGGACGGTGATGCAGGCGGGAGCTTTTAGCACCCGCGATCGCGCTTTGGAAATGCAGCAAATGCTCAACACGAAAGGTTTAGCAGCCACGATTGAGTCAAGGAATTAA
- a CDS encoding thiamine phosphate synthase, giving the protein MGEKHSVREPVGDLLIQAQPAVCRILDANLDRAREGLRIIEEWCRFGVNSSQLVNECKQMRQELAKWHGMELRAARDTPGDAGTELTHPQEQQRSSIQQLLQVNFARVEEALRVLEEYSKLYDPDLGSAAKQLRYRVYTLESNLLAYRRHQVLLRSHLYLVTSASEQLFSIVEAALQGGLTLVQYREKNADDSVRVAHAAKLRQLCHQYGALFIMNDRVDLALAVNADGVHLGQQDISIALARQLLGPQRLVGRSTTNPEEMQRAIQEGADYIGVGPVYETPTKVDKAAAGLDYVRYAAENASIPWFAIGGIDANNLNDVLEAGAERVAAVRAIMQADQPMLMTQYFLSQLSRLQTLRSVDVRVPQSYV; this is encoded by the coding sequence ATGGGCGAGAAACACAGCGTTCGAGAGCCAGTTGGGGACTTGCTCATACAAGCACAGCCAGCGGTTTGCCGCATTCTAGACGCCAATTTAGACCGAGCCAGAGAAGGCTTGCGGATTATCGAAGAATGGTGTCGCTTTGGCGTGAATAGCTCCCAATTAGTCAATGAATGCAAGCAAATGCGGCAGGAGCTAGCCAAATGGCATGGCATGGAGCTTCGGGCTGCACGGGATACCCCAGGTGATGCGGGCACGGAGTTGACCCATCCTCAAGAACAACAGCGCTCTAGCATTCAGCAGCTGTTGCAAGTCAATTTTGCTCGTGTGGAAGAAGCCCTGCGGGTGCTGGAAGAATATAGCAAGCTTTATGACCCCGACCTCGGCTCGGCGGCAAAGCAATTACGCTATCGGGTGTATACGCTGGAGAGCAATTTGCTGGCTTACCGACGACATCAGGTGCTGTTGCGATCGCATCTATACCTCGTTACTTCTGCCTCAGAACAGCTATTTTCCATCGTTGAAGCCGCCCTGCAAGGGGGACTGACTCTGGTACAGTATCGAGAAAAAAATGCCGACGATTCTGTGCGAGTCGCTCATGCTGCTAAACTCCGCCAGCTATGCCATCAATACGGTGCCCTGTTTATTATGAACGACCGGGTGGATCTGGCTTTGGCAGTGAATGCCGATGGCGTGCATCTGGGACAACAAGATATCTCCATCGCCCTCGCCCGACAGTTGCTAGGGCCACAACGCCTGGTTGGTCGCTCCACCACGAACCCGGAAGAAATGCAGCGAGCTATCCAGGAGGGTGCTGACTATATCGGAGTTGGCCCCGTTTATGAAACTCCAACCAAAGTAGATAAAGCTGCTGCTGGTCTGGATTATGTCCGCTATGCGGCTGAAAATGCCTCGATTCCCTGGTTTGCCATTGGGGGCATTGATGCGAATAACTTAAATGATGTGCTGGAGGCGGGAGCCGAACGAGTGGCAGCGGTTCGCGCCATCATGCAGGCAGATCAGCCGATGTTAATGACTCAGTATTTCCTCTCCCAGCTGAGTCGTCTGCAAACTCTCCGCTCTGTTGATGTTCGCGTTCCCCAATCTTATGTTTAG
- the thiS gene encoding sulfur carrier protein ThiS has product MFSPSGQITLQVNGEPRTCPPDTKLPQLLEHLGLNPRLVAVEYNGEILHRQFWSQTEIKEGDAIEIVTIVGGG; this is encoded by the coding sequence ATGTTTAGTCCGTCTGGTCAAATCACGCTGCAAGTGAATGGGGAACCCCGCACCTGCCCGCCTGACACTAAATTGCCCCAGTTGTTAGAGCATCTGGGGTTAAATCCTCGCCTAGTGGCGGTTGAGTACAACGGTGAGATTCTCCATCGACAGTTTTGGTCGCAAACGGAGATCAAAGAGGGGGACGCGATTGAAATCGTCACCATCGTCGGCGGCGGCTAA